A genomic region of Thermodesulfovibrio aggregans contains the following coding sequences:
- the rfbB gene encoding dTDP-glucose 4,6-dehydratase → MKILVTGGAGFIGSEFVRQTVTKGYNTVVVDSLTYAGDIERLKEVKDSINFYQVDITDADSLKEVFEREKPAIVVHFAAESHVDRSILDPHSFIKTNIEGTLNLLELSRQYKVQRFINISTDEVYGELGEVGKFKEDSPLCPNSPYSVSKAAQDMLARAYSRTYGLPVITVRPSNNYGQWQYPEKLIPVVIVKALKDEPIPVYGQGLNIREWLYVSDCAEAVIEIMEKGRDGEVYNVASGIEKRNIEVVKSILDLLGKPHTLIEFVKDRPGHDYRYSMDVTKIERELNWKAKTDFETGLKKTVKWYVENIEWVERKIDYLREYWGKVYKN, encoded by the coding sequence ATGAAAATACTCGTTACAGGTGGAGCAGGATTTATAGGAAGTGAATTTGTGCGTCAGACTGTAACAAAAGGATATAATACTGTTGTTGTTGACAGTCTCACCTATGCTGGAGACATTGAAAGACTTAAGGAAGTAAAGGATAGTATAAATTTCTATCAGGTTGACATAACAGATGCTGACTCACTGAAAGAGGTATTTGAAAGAGAAAAGCCTGCCATAGTAGTTCACTTTGCAGCTGAGAGCCATGTTGACAGAAGCATACTTGACCCCCATTCATTCATAAAAACAAATATTGAAGGCACGCTTAATCTGCTTGAGCTTTCAAGGCAATATAAAGTTCAGAGATTTATCAATATCTCAACTGATGAAGTGTATGGTGAACTTGGCGAGGTAGGGAAATTTAAAGAAGACTCACCCCTATGTCCGAACTCACCATATTCTGTAAGCAAGGCAGCACAGGACATGCTTGCAAGGGCATACTCACGAACCTATGGACTACCTGTAATCACAGTAAGACCGAGCAATAACTATGGACAGTGGCAGTATCCTGAAAAGCTTATTCCTGTGGTAATTGTCAAAGCATTGAAAGATGAGCCAATTCCAGTATATGGACAGGGATTGAACATCAGGGAATGGCTTTATGTATCAGACTGTGCAGAGGCGGTGATAGAGATAATGGAGAAAGGCAGAGACGGAGAAGTTTACAATGTGGCAAGCGGAATTGAAAAGAGAAACATTGAAGTTGTAAAAAGCATACTTGACTTGCTTGGTAAACCTCACACATTGATTGAGTTTGTAAAAGACAGACCGGGGCATGACTACAGATACTCAATGGATGTGACAAAGATTGAGAGGGAGCTCAACTGGAAGGCAAAAACAGATTTTGAGACAGGACTAAAAAAGACAGTTAAGTGGTATGTTGAAAACATCGAGTGGGTTGAAAGAAAGATTGATTATCTGAGAGAATACTGGGGAAAGGTTTATAAAAATTAA
- the rfbC gene encoding dTDP-4-dehydrorhamnose 3,5-epimerase → MPFEFIRTDLSEVILIKPKVFGDERGFFMESYKKSDFEKVGIDTDFVQDNHSKSKKGILRGLHYQINPRAQGKLVRCIRGKIFDVAVDIRRGSPTFGKYIAVELSEENHLMLWIPKGFAHGFLTLSEEAEVIYKVSGSEYSPEHDRAIRWNDPEINIKWPIDGEPILSPKDQQAPLLKDAEINFVYGENI, encoded by the coding sequence ATGCCTTTTGAATTTATAAGAACAGACTTATCAGAAGTAATTTTAATAAAGCCAAAAGTGTTTGGCGATGAACGTGGATTTTTTATGGAAAGCTATAAAAAGTCAGATTTTGAGAAAGTAGGAATAGATACAGACTTTGTTCAGGACAATCACTCTAAATCAAAAAAGGGAATTTTAAGAGGACTGCATTATCAGATTAATCCCAGAGCTCAGGGAAAGCTTGTAAGATGCATAAGAGGGAAAATATTTGATGTAGCTGTTGATATAAGAAGAGGAAGTCCTACATTTGGTAAATACATTGCTGTAGAGCTTTCTGAAGAAAACCATTTAATGCTCTGGATACCAAAAGGATTTGCCCATGGATTTTTAACACTTTCAGAGGAAGCAGAGGTAATATACAAAGTCTCAGGCTCAGAATACTCACCAGAGCATGACAGAGCTATAAGATGGAATGACCCTGAGATAAACATAAAATGGCCTATAGATGGTGAGCCAATTCTGTCACCAAAAGACCAGCAGGCACCTTTATTGAAAGATGCAGAAATAAACTTTGTATATGGAGAAAATATATGA
- a CDS encoding type II toxin-antitoxin system VapC family toxin — protein sequence MIKYLVDTNIWLEILLDQEKCEEASKFLKIVDSNLIAISDFSLHSILLILTKFKKFNEANLFLEDLINSNVMILSIVPNDIKELINTIKQYNLDFDDAYQYFLIKKYNLTLVSFDKDFDKTDIYRKTPEELIIKD from the coding sequence TTGATTAAATACTTAGTTGACACTAATATATGGCTAGAAATTTTACTTGACCAAGAAAAATGCGAAGAAGCTTCAAAATTTTTAAAAATTGTAGATTCAAATTTAATTGCTATTTCAGATTTTTCCTTACATTCTATTTTACTAATACTTACCAAGTTTAAAAAATTTAATGAAGCAAATTTATTTTTGGAAGATTTAATAAATTCCAATGTTATGATTTTATCTATTGTTCCTAATGATATAAAAGAATTAATTAACACTATAAAGCAGTATAATTTAGACTTCGATGATGCCTATCAGTATTTTCTTATTAAAAAATATAATTTAACACTAGTAAGCTTTGACAAAGATTTTGATAAAACAGATATTTATAGGAAAACACCAGAAGAACTAATTATAAAAGATTGA
- a CDS encoding glycosyltransferase family 4 protein, whose protein sequence is MRALKNKGYKVIAIAPKDKYSEYISKEFEYVELKNLDRKGKNPYKDVKLTSEYLKLYRQLKPDLVLNYTIKPNIYSSIACGILKIPCISVVTGLGYVYVKEGILKQITNFLYKAAFKFNKKVIFQNQSDKDVFVKYNVVSDDKAVIIYGSGVDTEKFNPDFCRENRKDDSFAFLMIGRLLWDKGVKEYIEAGRKLKEDHPQVKLLLLGAFDEGNPSSVPENYIKKWCNEGVIEYLEVTDDVRPFICMADCIVLPSYREGVPRTLLEALSMEKPIITTNAAGCRDVCVDGLNGFLVQPKNVESLYQAMKKMFNLSIEERNRMGKFGRETVLKNFSESVVIEKYLTIIKNII, encoded by the coding sequence ATGAGGGCATTAAAAAATAAAGGATACAAAGTTATAGCTATAGCACCTAAAGATAAATATTCAGAATATATCAGTAAAGAGTTTGAATACGTTGAGTTAAAAAACTTAGATAGAAAAGGAAAAAATCCTTATAAAGATGTAAAACTTACTTCAGAATATCTAAAACTTTATAGACAACTTAAACCAGACTTAGTTTTAAATTACACGATAAAACCTAACATTTACAGTTCAATAGCTTGTGGTATTCTTAAAATTCCGTGTATAAGTGTTGTGACAGGCTTAGGATATGTATATGTAAAGGAAGGAATTTTAAAACAGATTACAAACTTTTTGTATAAAGCAGCTTTCAAATTTAATAAAAAAGTTATTTTTCAAAATCAAAGCGATAAAGACGTTTTTGTAAAATATAATGTTGTTTCGGATGATAAAGCGGTAATTATATACGGTTCTGGAGTTGATACTGAAAAGTTTAACCCAGATTTTTGTAGAGAAAATAGAAAAGATGATTCTTTTGCTTTTTTGATGATAGGAAGATTGCTTTGGGATAAAGGTGTTAAAGAGTATATTGAGGCAGGTAGGAAGCTTAAGGAAGATCATCCACAGGTAAAGCTCTTACTTCTTGGAGCTTTTGATGAAGGAAACCCTTCATCAGTTCCAGAAAATTATATAAAAAAATGGTGTAACGAAGGAGTTATTGAATATCTTGAAGTTACCGATGATGTAAGACCTTTTATCTGTATGGCTGATTGTATTGTATTACCATCTTATAGAGAAGGTGTTCCAAGAACTTTACTTGAAGCTCTTTCTATGGAAAAGCCAATTATCACTACAAATGCAGCAGGATGTAGGGATGTTTGTGTTGATGGTTTAAATGGTTTTTTAGTACAACCAAAAAATGTTGAATCTCTTTATCAAGCCATGAAAAAAATGTTTAATCTAAGCATAGAAGAAAGAAATAGAATGGGTAAGTTTGGAAGAGAGACGGTTTTAAAAAATTTTTCCGAAAGCGTTGTTATAGAGAAATATTTAACTATAATTAAAAACATAATTTGA
- a CDS encoding nucleotidyltransferase domain-containing protein, with the protein MKELIEKEKILSKIRDILIKYGNSIKFAYLFGSVAKGHSDEYSDIDIGIYFAENLSDEVKNSVRFEIMDTLEPYKVDICYLDSDDIDPEIFLEATDGIPIIINDEETLYDARIKYVHLFEELKSLA; encoded by the coding sequence ATGAAGGAATTAATTGAAAAAGAGAAAATATTATCAAAAATCAGAGACATACTGATAAAATATGGAAATTCAATAAAGTTTGCCTATCTTTTTGGTTCTGTTGCCAAAGGACATTCGGATGAATACTCAGATATAGATATTGGAATATACTTTGCTGAAAATTTATCAGACGAAGTTAAAAATTCTGTTAGATTTGAAATCATGGATACCCTGGAACCATATAAAGTAGATATATGTTATCTTGACAGTGATGATATAGACCCTGAAATTTTTCTTGAAGCAACAGATGGAATTCCAATCATAATAAACGATGAAGAAACTCTCTATGATGCTCGCATAAAATATGTACATCTTTTTGAGGAACTAAAATCGCTAGCCTAG
- a CDS encoding MraY family glycosyltransferase → MISQIYGIIEKSGDFGGIMPYLLIAFISSFLLCLFLVKLKHKSHLDSLSGVQKFHSWHAPRTGGLAIFLSLIFAGIAFFIAGKDFSDKFILVIISCVPVFSGGFIEDITKKVSSKIRLLSAFLSGILACFLLDANLLRVDIPYFDDVLKSSFIFSLLFTSFALAGVSNAINIIDGFNGLASGVSIIVFLSYAYVSFLVGDSFLLYLNLCIFASLMGFFLWNYPFGKIFLGDGGAYTLGFLAGLNGILLVKYHTQVSAWFPFLLLIYPIWETVFSIWRKKYARGLSPFKPDSIHLHMLIYKRIVRPKFRKIKKRLRNSLTSPYLWIVQILCTIPAVLFWRNTTVLIGFCIAFALFYVWLYFKIVKFKTPKILRF, encoded by the coding sequence ATGATATCACAAATTTATGGTATTATAGAAAAATCAGGCGATTTCGGAGGAATTATGCCATATCTTCTTATTGCCTTTATTTCATCATTCCTTTTATGTTTATTTCTCGTAAAACTAAAACACAAAAGCCATCTTGACAGTCTTAGCGGAGTTCAGAAGTTTCATAGCTGGCATGCTCCAAGAACAGGTGGACTTGCAATATTTCTATCTCTTATTTTTGCTGGTATCGCATTTTTTATTGCAGGTAAAGATTTTTCTGATAAATTTATTCTCGTAATTATCTCATGTGTGCCTGTGTTTTCAGGAGGATTTATTGAGGATATAACAAAAAAAGTGAGTTCAAAAATCAGGCTTTTATCTGCATTCTTATCTGGCATTTTAGCATGTTTTCTGCTTGATGCAAATCTATTAAGAGTTGATATCCCTTATTTTGATGATGTCCTCAAGTCGTCTTTCATATTTTCACTGCTTTTTACATCCTTTGCACTGGCAGGAGTTTCAAATGCAATAAACATAATAGACGGATTCAATGGTCTTGCATCAGGCGTAAGCATTATTGTTTTTTTATCATACGCATATGTATCTTTTTTAGTTGGTGATAGTTTCCTTCTCTATCTTAATCTCTGTATTTTTGCCTCTTTGATGGGATTTTTTCTGTGGAACTATCCTTTTGGCAAAATATTTCTGGGTGATGGAGGAGCTTATACACTGGGATTTCTTGCAGGCTTAAATGGCATTTTACTTGTTAAATATCATACACAGGTCTCAGCATGGTTTCCATTTTTATTGCTTATATATCCTATATGGGAAACCGTCTTTTCAATATGGAGAAAAAAATATGCTCGAGGGTTAAGCCCCTTTAAGCCAGATTCTATTCATCTACATATGCTGATATATAAGAGAATTGTAAGACCAAAATTCAGAAAAATAAAAAAAAGGCTCAGGAATTCACTGACCTCGCCTTATTTGTGGATAGTTCAGATATTGTGTACGATTCCTGCAGTTTTGTTCTGGAGAAATACAACAGTTCTTATAGGATTCTGCATTGCCTTTGCATTGTTTTATGTATGGTTGTACTTCAAAATTGTAAAATTTAAAACACCGAAAATTTTAAGATTTTGA
- a CDS encoding O-antigen ligase family protein: protein MKTEILLSIVLGIAIGTASLTNLRIYDVIGLSEFLLLLIVIYLILNYGKTLFSFKINSIKGLIKVILFLNIFFISPFITFLNFFALHMQKSEPKYLISFMMGWIIMFGIYNLLVKNKVNMEKIVMISSIIFILLNFIAFIFFYDISLYGGESIYVEQRLKGFSKNPNQMAFYSSVMIIFIFMFVNSLTIVHKIFLILPIIYIGFLSGSDAFVISLIISSLFFGLLYLIKKFKFGLLLVISLTFLIFSFSFYIICCQLEIFKLILYKIDKDGLRVALLVNGIKSILYYPFTGLGPGSYSGISSPFEGMEIHNSFLDFASQYGIVSLLSIITVFFLSLKKEIEKNNYLNASMIIFFLTMNLFHNFSRHFVFWLFIGIFYFRAFYEKETANYLKKDNINV, encoded by the coding sequence ATGAAAACTGAAATCCTATTAAGTATAGTTCTAGGAATAGCTATAGGGACTGCTTCTTTAACCAATTTAAGAATATATGATGTTATAGGTTTATCTGAGTTTTTATTATTATTAATTGTTATCTATTTAATTTTAAACTACGGAAAGACATTATTCTCATTTAAAATTAACTCAATAAAAGGATTAATAAAAGTTATTTTATTTTTAAATATTTTTTTTATTTCACCTTTCATAACATTTTTAAACTTCTTTGCTTTACATATGCAAAAATCTGAACCAAAATATTTAATTTCGTTTATGATGGGCTGGATTATTATGTTTGGCATATATAATTTACTTGTAAAAAATAAAGTAAATATGGAAAAGATTGTAATGATTTCATCGATAATTTTTATTTTATTAAATTTTATTGCTTTTATATTTTTCTACGACATAAGTCTGTATGGTGGAGAGAGTATATATGTGGAACAGAGACTCAAGGGTTTTTCAAAAAATCCTAACCAAATGGCATTTTATTCTTCAGTAATGATAATTTTTATCTTTATGTTTGTAAATAGTTTAACTATTGTACATAAAATTTTTTTAATACTTCCAATTATTTATATAGGTTTTTTGAGCGGAAGCGATGCCTTCGTAATAAGCTTGATAATATCTTCTTTATTTTTTGGTTTGCTATATTTAATTAAAAAATTTAAATTTGGGCTTCTATTAGTAATTTCTCTAACATTTCTTATTTTTTCATTTTCATTTTATATTATCTGCTGTCAATTAGAAATTTTTAAACTTATACTTTATAAAATCGATAAAGATGGACTAAGAGTAGCTCTACTTGTTAATGGTATTAAGTCTATATTATATTATCCATTTACAGGATTAGGACCTGGTAGTTACTCAGGCATATCTTCACCATTCGAAGGTATGGAAATTCACAATAGTTTTTTAGACTTTGCATCACAGTATGGAATAGTATCTCTTTTGTCTATAATCACAGTATTTTTTTTATCTCTTAAGAAAGAAATAGAAAAAAATAATTACTTAAACGCCTCCATGATAATATTTTTTTTAACAATGAATTTATTTCATAACTTTAGTAGACATTTTGTGTTTTGGTTATTTATAGGGATTTTTTATTTTAGAGCTTTCTATGAAAAGGAAACAGCAAATTATTTAAAAAAGGACAACATTAATGTGTAG
- a CDS encoding nucleotidyltransferase domain-containing protein: MIRFKKLPDDIRERIERLKDFFLRYPEVIFAYLFGGLTKEKPSPFSDVDIAIYVL; this comes from the coding sequence ATGATTAGATTTAAAAAACTGCCTGATGATATTAGAGAACGCATTGAAAGACTTAAAGATTTTTTCCTGAGATATCCTGAAGTAATATTTGCCTATCTTTTTGGCGGTCTTACTAAAGAAAAACCTTCTCCATTCTCAGATGTTGATATAGCTATATATGTGTTATGA
- a CDS encoding DUF2281 domain-containing protein: METVRDEELLKLIESLPDNMKREVKDFVEYLLYKSSKKERKLSLNWKGGLSEYKDKYTSIELQKKALEWRTYL; this comes from the coding sequence ATGGAAACTGTCCGAGATGAAGAATTGTTAAAATTAATAGAGAGCTTACCAGATAATATGAAAAGAGAGGTTAAAGATTTTGTAGAGTACTTATTATATAAATCTTCTAAAAAAGAACGAAAATTAAGTTTAAATTGGAAAGGTGGATTATCTGAGTATAAGGATAAATATACTTCCATTGAACTTCAAAAAAAAGCTTTAGAGTGGAGAACATATCTTTGA
- the asnB gene encoding asparagine synthase (glutamine-hydrolyzing) yields MCRIVGFWDFNFNWQYNLEEVALSMRDSLSHGGPDYAGLYLEPKNGLALTHRRLSIIDLSPSGHQPMEFENLVIIYNGEVYNFREIREYLEKKGYRFFSNSDTEVILKAFHRWGVNSVHRFRGMFAFAIWDKTQEKIYLCRDRAGVKPLYWYFRDGLFIFASELKAFHKHPRFKKEINELALALYLQYGYIPGHYCIFKDAFKLEPGHFLVLDQNRNIEKIKYWDVKDYFLKGLEEKDRWIKKSEDDLTVELETLLTESFKLRLVSDVPVGMFLSGGVDSSTVCALLSKEGIKLKTFTIGFYEENYNEAEYAKKVSKFLGTDHTELYCTPKEAFDIIPKLPDIYDEPFGDSSSIPTYLVSQLAKNHVKVSLSADGGDEQFCGYTRYWIVGDKIKRYTSLPFLSLIGNFLNLINPDVAFKIYTLFRPILPKWTNFRDKYIKLRNVLKEAKDFKAQYDISNKIFLTDDLKQLLGNIVHIPSNTEFINNIDLNAMEYMMLYDLKTYLPDDILVKVDRATMSVALEGREPFLDHKILEWTSMLPVEFKYKNSTSKYILRKILYKYVTKELIDRPKQGFGVPIYEWFKADLKELYKEYLTPGKIKKEGLFDEKEVEILLNDYLNNRGVNHNKLWLLFIFQLWKEKWL; encoded by the coding sequence ATGTGTAGAATAGTAGGGTTCTGGGATTTTAATTTTAATTGGCAATATAATTTAGAAGAAGTTGCTTTATCAATGAGAGACTCTCTCTCCCATGGTGGTCCAGATTATGCAGGGCTTTATTTAGAACCTAAGAATGGATTAGCTCTTACACACAGAAGACTTTCAATCATTGATCTCTCACCATCGGGCCATCAACCTATGGAATTTGAAAACCTCGTTATTATATATAATGGAGAAGTATACAATTTCAGAGAGATAAGAGAATACCTTGAAAAAAAAGGGTATAGATTTTTTTCAAATTCTGACACTGAGGTAATATTAAAGGCTTTTCATCGATGGGGAGTTAATTCTGTACACAGGTTTAGAGGTATGTTTGCCTTTGCCATATGGGATAAAACTCAAGAAAAAATCTATCTTTGTAGAGATAGAGCTGGAGTAAAACCTCTTTACTGGTATTTTAGAGATGGTCTTTTTATTTTTGCTTCAGAACTTAAAGCTTTCCACAAACATCCTAGATTTAAAAAGGAAATAAACGAACTTGCCCTTGCTTTATACTTACAGTACGGATACATTCCTGGACATTACTGTATCTTTAAAGATGCCTTTAAACTTGAGCCAGGACATTTTCTGGTTTTAGATCAAAATAGAAATATTGAAAAAATAAAATACTGGGATGTAAAAGATTATTTTCTAAAAGGATTAGAAGAAAAGGATAGATGGATCAAAAAGTCTGAAGATGATCTAACTGTAGAACTTGAAACACTTTTAACTGAAAGTTTTAAACTTAGACTTGTTTCTGATGTTCCTGTTGGAATGTTTTTAAGTGGGGGAGTTGACTCTTCTACGGTATGCGCTCTGCTTTCTAAAGAAGGCATAAAGCTAAAAACATTTACAATTGGGTTTTATGAAGAAAATTACAATGAAGCAGAGTATGCTAAAAAAGTTTCTAAATTTTTAGGAACTGACCATACTGAACTATACTGTACCCCAAAAGAAGCTTTCGATATAATTCCTAAACTTCCAGATATTTACGATGAACCTTTCGGAGACTCTTCTTCTATTCCTACCTACCTTGTATCTCAACTTGCAAAAAACCATGTAAAAGTATCCCTATCTGCAGATGGTGGTGACGAGCAGTTTTGCGGATATACAAGATACTGGATTGTGGGAGATAAAATAAAAAGATACACATCTTTACCTTTTTTATCTCTTATAGGAAATTTTTTAAACTTAATAAACCCTGATGTTGCTTTTAAAATATATACTTTATTTAGACCTATCCTTCCAAAATGGACTAACTTTAGAGATAAGTACATAAAACTTAGGAATGTCTTAAAAGAGGCAAAAGATTTTAAAGCTCAGTATGATATATCAAATAAGATATTTTTAACAGACGACTTAAAGCAATTGCTGGGAAATATTGTACATATCCCATCAAATACTGAATTTATTAATAACATAGATTTAAATGCTATGGAATACATGATGTTGTATGACCTTAAAACATACCTTCCTGATGATATTTTAGTGAAAGTAGATAGAGCTACAATGTCTGTAGCTCTTGAAGGAAGAGAACCATTCTTAGACCATAAAATATTAGAGTGGACAAGTATGCTACCTGTAGAGTTTAAATATAAAAACAGTACAAGCAAATACATACTTAGGAAAATCTTATACAAATACGTAACAAAAGAATTGATTGATAGACCAAAACAAGGTTTTGGTGTACCAATCTATGAATGGTTTAAAGCAGATTTAAAAGAACTTTACAAAGAATACTTAACCCCGGGAAAAATAAAAAAGGAAGGACTTTTTGATGAAAAAGAAGTTGAAATACTTTTAAACGATTATCTAAATAACCGTGGAGTAAATCATAATAAACTTTGGTTATTGTTTATATTTCAGTTGTGGAAGGAGAAATGGCTATGA
- the rfbA gene encoding glucose-1-phosphate thymidylyltransferase RfbA encodes MKAIVLAGGSGTRLYPVTQVVNKHFLPVYNKPMIYYPLSIVMLLGIRDVIFVVNPQDLESFKNHFGDGSKLGMNINYVVQQKPNGLAEGLILAEDYIKDHSVCYVLGDNIFFGHDIIKIMKQAKEEIEKEGGAYVFGYYVKDPERFGVVEFDENGNVISLEEKPKHPKSNYAVVGIYFYDKEAVNIAKKVKPSHRGELEITSVNEEYLKRKRLKVKLLGRGFAWFDAGTHDSFLEAGEFVATIERKTGLMIGCIEEIAYRNGWITKEQLLELAKPLKKTEYGKYLLEIVRE; translated from the coding sequence ATGAAAGCCATAGTCTTAGCAGGTGGTAGTGGGACAAGACTTTATCCTGTTACGCAAGTCGTGAATAAACACTTTTTACCTGTTTATAACAAGCCTATGATTTACTACCCTTTATCTATAGTAATGCTTTTAGGCATCAGAGATGTCATATTTGTAGTCAATCCTCAGGATTTGGAAAGTTTTAAAAACCACTTTGGAGATGGCTCAAAGCTTGGAATGAATATAAACTATGTTGTTCAGCAAAAGCCAAATGGACTAGCAGAAGGACTGATTCTTGCAGAGGATTATATAAAAGACCATTCAGTATGCTATGTGCTTGGTGATAACATCTTTTTTGGGCATGATATAATTAAAATCATGAAACAGGCAAAAGAAGAAATAGAGAAAGAAGGTGGGGCCTATGTTTTTGGGTATTATGTAAAGGACCCAGAAAGATTTGGAGTTGTAGAGTTTGATGAAAATGGAAATGTCATTTCTTTAGAAGAAAAACCAAAGCACCCAAAATCAAACTATGCAGTTGTAGGAATATACTTTTATGATAAAGAGGCAGTAAACATAGCAAAGAAAGTAAAGCCATCTCATAGAGGAGAATTAGAGATAACCTCTGTAAATGAGGAATATTTAAAGAGAAAAAGACTAAAAGTAAAGCTTCTTGGAAGAGGCTTTGCATGGTTTGATGCAGGGACACACGACAGTTTCCTTGAAGCAGGAGAATTCGTAGCAACCATAGAGAGGAAAACAGGTCTTATGATTGGCTGTATAGAAGAGATAGCATACAGAAACGGCTGGATAACAAAAGAACAACTTTTAGAACTTGCCAAACCACTCAAAAAAACAGAGTACGGCAAATACCTGTTAGAAATAGTACGAGAGTAG
- the wecB gene encoding non-hydrolyzing UDP-N-acetylglucosamine 2-epimerase, producing MEIVSIVGARPQFIKAALVSKKLREKGIKEILVHTGQHYDFNMSDVFFRELGLLEPDYYLGIGSGNHGEQTGKMLIEIEKVLLKEKPDIVIVYGDTNSTLAGALTAAKLHIPVAHVEAGLRSYNKDMPEEINRVLTDHISTFLFAPTKTAVENLHKEGISKGVYQVGDVMFDVALESIKMVDEEKVLVKYGLKPKEFILATIHRAENTDVRENLINIWNALNEIASYGDKIIFPIHPRTKKALNEVGIDINFRNENLLLTEPVSYFEMLALEKNAKLIITDSGGVQKEGYFWGTPCVIPRNETEWIELVEIGFNKLAGNKSEEIIKCSLEILNGEKQYNLIEHFYGKGDASDKIVFYIIHPQK from the coding sequence ATGGAAATAGTTTCCATCGTAGGGGCAAGGCCACAATTTATAAAAGCTGCGTTGGTTTCTAAAAAGTTGAGAGAAAAAGGGATTAAAGAAATTTTAGTACATACTGGACAGCACTATGACTTTAATATGTCCGATGTCTTTTTCAGAGAGCTTGGGCTTCTGGAGCCGGATTACTACCTTGGTATTGGGTCGGGAAATCATGGGGAGCAAACTGGAAAAATGCTTATAGAAATAGAGAAAGTTTTACTTAAAGAAAAGCCGGATATTGTAATAGTTTATGGAGATACAAACTCTACGTTGGCAGGAGCATTGACAGCTGCAAAACTTCATATACCTGTTGCCCATGTAGAAGCTGGCTTGAGAAGTTATAATAAAGATATGCCAGAGGAAATAAATAGAGTTCTGACAGACCATATATCTACATTTCTATTTGCACCTACTAAGACAGCCGTTGAAAATTTACACAAAGAAGGTATTTCTAAAGGTGTTTACCAAGTGGGAGATGTAATGTTTGATGTTGCCTTGGAGAGTATTAAGATGGTTGATGAGGAAAAAGTTTTAGTTAAATATGGATTAAAGCCAAAAGAGTTTATTTTAGCTACAATACACAGGGCAGAGAACACAGACGTTAGAGAGAATCTTATAAATATATGGAATGCTTTAAACGAGATTGCATCTTATGGGGATAAGATTATATTTCCAATTCATCCAAGAACAAAAAAAGCTTTAAATGAAGTTGGAATTGATATTAACTTTAGAAATGAGAATCTATTATTAACAGAACCTGTTTCTTATTTTGAGATGTTAGCCCTTGAAAAGAATGCTAAACTAATAATAACAGATTCAGGTGGTGTTCAAAAAGAAGGATATTTCTGGGGAACTCCTTGTGTAATTCCAAGGAATGAGACAGAGTGGATTGAATTGGTAGAAATAGGATTTAATAAGCTTGCTGGTAATAAGTCAGAAGAAATTATAAAGTGTTCGTTAGAAATTTTAAATGGTGAAAAGCAGTATAATTTAATTGAACATTTTTATGGAAAAGGTGATGCATCTGACAAGATTGTGTTTTATATAATTCACCCTCAAAAATAA